A single region of the Aeromicrobium chenweiae genome encodes:
- a CDS encoding biotin transporter BioY: MTTRTRRPASIGTTDLALIATFAALIAVCAQLTVGSLNVPFTLQMFAIFLAGSVLGAVRGFLTVLLYLAVGTAGLPVFAQGAAGPAVWAGQTAGYLAAFPFAALLVGLVAHRVARRNPASFVAVVSVAAAIVTIAVVGTLGTLGMALKLDVSLPVAWGYATPFFLADIVKGVLAAVVAAAVLRAFPQLAARR, from the coding sequence ATGACCACCCGCACGCGCCGGCCCGCGTCGATCGGCACGACCGACCTCGCGCTCATCGCAACGTTCGCGGCCCTCATCGCGGTCTGTGCCCAGCTCACGGTCGGCTCGCTCAACGTGCCGTTCACGCTGCAGATGTTCGCGATCTTCCTCGCCGGCTCCGTCCTCGGCGCCGTACGAGGGTTCCTCACGGTGCTGCTCTACCTCGCGGTCGGCACCGCCGGGCTGCCGGTCTTCGCGCAGGGTGCGGCCGGGCCGGCCGTGTGGGCCGGCCAGACCGCGGGCTACCTCGCCGCGTTCCCGTTCGCCGCCCTGCTCGTGGGGCTCGTCGCGCACCGGGTCGCCCGTCGCAACCCGGCCTCGTTCGTCGCCGTCGTGTCCGTCGCCGCCGCCATCGTCACGATCGCGGTCGTCGGGACGCTCGGCACGCTCGGCATGGCGCTCAAGCTCGACGTGAGCCTGCCCGTCGCGTGGGGGTATGCAACCCCCTTCTTCCTCGCCGACATCGTCAAGGGCGTGCTGGCCGCGGTCGTCGCGGCGGCCGTCCTGCGCGCCTTCCCGCAGCTGGCCGCACGACGGTGA
- the acs gene encoding acetate--CoA ligase, with protein MTEQNISHLSREERTFDPPAELAANANVKADVYETAAADPVAFWGEQAKRLDWGTPFTDVLDWSNAPFAQWFVGGKLNAAYNCVDRHVEAGNGDRVALHFVGEPEGDTRDITYAELKDLVSQAANALIDLGVQTGDRVAIYLPMIPEAVVAMLACARLGAPHTVVFGGFSADALSSRILDCDAKVVITADGGFRRGAPSALKPAVDEALTKCPDVTGVLVVRRTGQDVEWTEGRDVWWHDTVDQASTEHTPEMFDAEHPLYVMYTSGTTGSPKGILHTTGGYLVQSAWTFWAVFDHKPDDVYWCTADVGWVTGHSYIVYGPLANGATQVLYEGTPDTPHKGRWWEIIQDYKVSLFYTAPTAIRTCMKWGGEIPAKFDLSSLRILGSVGESINPEAYIWYRENIGGGRTPIVDTWWQTETGAHMISPLPGVTSGKPGSAMTAIPGISAEVVDDAGNPVENGEGGYLVITQPWPSMLRTIWGDDDRYKETYWSRWPQYYFAGDGARKDEDGAIWLLGRVDDVMNVSGHRLSTTEIESALVSHPKVAEAAVVGATDDTTGQAVVAFVILRESAGDGGTEVITELRTHVGKEIGPIAKPRQIMVVPELPKTRSGKIMRRLLRDVAENREVGNTTTLADSGVMDLITSGMKTAKDED; from the coding sequence ATGACCGAGCAGAACATCAGCCACCTGTCCCGCGAGGAGCGGACGTTCGACCCGCCCGCGGAGCTCGCGGCGAACGCGAACGTCAAGGCCGACGTGTACGAGACTGCGGCCGCCGACCCCGTCGCGTTCTGGGGCGAGCAGGCGAAGCGGCTCGACTGGGGCACGCCGTTCACCGACGTGCTGGACTGGTCCAACGCCCCGTTCGCGCAGTGGTTCGTCGGCGGAAAGCTGAACGCCGCGTACAACTGCGTCGACCGTCACGTCGAGGCCGGCAACGGCGACAGGGTCGCGCTGCACTTCGTCGGTGAGCCCGAGGGCGACACCCGTGACATCACGTACGCCGAGCTCAAGGACCTCGTCTCGCAGGCCGCGAACGCCCTGATCGACCTGGGCGTGCAGACCGGCGACCGGGTCGCGATCTACCTGCCGATGATCCCCGAGGCTGTCGTCGCGATGCTGGCCTGCGCCCGTCTCGGCGCACCGCACACCGTCGTCTTCGGCGGCTTCTCCGCGGACGCGCTGTCGAGCCGCATCCTGGACTGCGACGCCAAGGTCGTCATCACCGCGGACGGCGGGTTCCGCCGCGGCGCCCCGTCCGCCCTGAAGCCGGCCGTCGACGAGGCGCTCACCAAGTGCCCCGACGTCACGGGCGTCCTCGTGGTCCGGCGCACCGGCCAGGACGTGGAGTGGACCGAGGGTCGCGACGTCTGGTGGCACGACACCGTCGACCAGGCCTCGACCGAGCACACGCCGGAGATGTTCGACGCCGAGCACCCGCTGTACGTCATGTACACGTCCGGCACGACCGGCTCCCCCAAGGGCATCCTGCACACCACCGGCGGCTACCTCGTGCAGTCGGCCTGGACGTTCTGGGCGGTGTTCGACCACAAGCCCGACGACGTCTACTGGTGCACCGCCGACGTCGGCTGGGTGACCGGCCACTCCTACATCGTCTACGGGCCGCTCGCGAACGGCGCGACGCAGGTCCTCTACGAGGGCACGCCCGACACCCCCCACAAGGGGCGCTGGTGGGAGATCATCCAGGACTACAAGGTCTCGCTGTTCTACACGGCCCCGACCGCGATCCGTACCTGCATGAAGTGGGGCGGTGAGATCCCGGCGAAGTTCGACCTGTCCAGCCTGCGGATCCTCGGCTCGGTCGGCGAGTCCATCAACCCCGAGGCGTACATCTGGTACCGCGAGAACATCGGCGGCGGCCGCACCCCGATCGTCGACACCTGGTGGCAGACCGAGACCGGCGCCCACATGATCAGCCCGCTGCCCGGGGTCACGTCCGGCAAGCCCGGCTCCGCGATGACCGCGATCCCCGGCATCTCGGCCGAGGTCGTCGACGACGCGGGCAACCCGGTCGAGAACGGTGAGGGCGGCTACCTCGTCATCACCCAGCCGTGGCCGTCGATGCTCCGGACCATCTGGGGCGACGACGACCGCTACAAGGAGACCTACTGGTCGCGCTGGCCGCAGTACTACTTCGCCGGCGACGGCGCCCGCAAGGACGAGGACGGCGCGATCTGGCTGCTCGGCCGGGTCGACGACGTCATGAACGTGTCAGGGCACCGGCTCTCGACGACCGAGATCGAGTCCGCGCTCGTGTCGCACCCGAAGGTCGCCGAGGCGGCGGTCGTGGGCGCCACGGACGACACGACGGGCCAGGCGGTCGTCGCGTTCGTCATCCTGCGTGAGTCCGCGGGCGATGGCGGCACGGAGGTGATCACCGAGCTGCGCACGCACGTCGGCAAGGAGATCGGCCCCATCGCGAAGCCCCGGCAGATCATGGTCGTCCCCGAGCTGCCCAAGACCCGTTCGGGCAAGATCATGCGGCGGCTGCTGAGGGACGTCGCGGAGAACCGCGAGGTCGGCAACACCACGACGCTCGCCGACTCCGGCGTCATGGACCTCATCACCAGCGGCATGAAGACCGCCAAGGACGAGGACTAG
- a CDS encoding phage holin family protein, with protein MSSPEDPTIGRLVADASRDISALVQAEIQLAKSELKFSAKAGGVGAAMIAVAGFFGLLIIILLSIAFAYFLTWTGLDPAWAFLIVAGVYLLLAAVLILVGVKMLKKIRAPEKTIATAREIPAALKGRTS; from the coding sequence ATGAGCTCCCCGGAAGACCCGACGATCGGTCGGCTCGTTGCCGATGCCAGCCGTGACATCTCCGCCCTGGTGCAGGCCGAGATCCAGCTCGCCAAGAGCGAGCTCAAGTTCAGCGCGAAGGCCGGCGGCGTCGGCGCGGCGATGATTGCCGTGGCAGGCTTCTTCGGCCTGCTCATCATCATCCTGCTGTCGATCGCCTTCGCGTACTTCCTGACCTGGACGGGCCTGGACCCCGCGTGGGCGTTCCTCATCGTCGCAGGCGTGTACCTCCTGCTCGCGGCCGTCCTCATCCTCGTGGGCGTCAAGATGCTCAAGAAGATCCGGGCCCCCGAGAAGACGATCGCGACCGCCCGGGAGATCCCCGCGGCACTCAAGGGCCGGACGAGCTAG
- a CDS encoding helix-turn-helix transcriptional regulator, giving the protein MTVDVRPDDLDLLRAAAARLRRDWEVPLVFGGLRDDQGVPVRLALGEVTSDLSTITIKPSLGLGGKTWVSRRPAYVRDYGTSLDITHEYDRQILGERVTFLAVVPIVVRDDVRGLLYAGTRGSEQLPETALEALVAEARKVSGELEVRDEVDRRVRLSESVAAAGPETAELQRLREAYAQMRVIARETADPRTRERLEALLARDVPGEVTLTARQLDVVSLVAAGCRNSEIADRLGLGPETVKSYLRSAMARLGARSRHEAVAAARRHGLLP; this is encoded by the coding sequence GTGACGGTCGACGTACGTCCCGACGACCTCGACCTGCTGCGTGCCGCAGCGGCCCGCCTGCGCCGCGACTGGGAGGTGCCGCTGGTCTTCGGCGGCCTGCGCGACGACCAGGGCGTCCCGGTGAGGCTGGCGCTGGGCGAGGTCACCAGCGACCTGTCCACGATCACGATCAAGCCGTCGCTCGGTCTCGGTGGCAAGACGTGGGTGAGCCGGCGGCCGGCGTACGTCCGCGACTACGGGACGTCGCTGGACATCACGCACGAGTACGACCGGCAGATCCTGGGCGAGCGGGTCACGTTCCTGGCCGTCGTGCCGATCGTGGTGCGCGACGACGTCCGGGGGCTGCTCTACGCCGGCACCCGGGGGAGCGAACAGCTGCCCGAGACGGCGCTCGAGGCACTGGTCGCCGAGGCCCGCAAGGTCTCCGGCGAGCTGGAGGTCCGCGACGAGGTCGACCGGCGCGTACGCCTGAGCGAGTCCGTCGCCGCGGCCGGTCCCGAGACCGCCGAGCTGCAGCGTCTGCGGGAGGCGTACGCGCAGATGCGGGTCATCGCCCGCGAGACCGCGGACCCCCGCACCCGCGAGCGCCTCGAGGCGTTGCTGGCGCGCGACGTGCCCGGCGAGGTCACGCTGACCGCACGGCAGCTCGACGTCGTCTCCCTCGTGGCGGCCGGGTGCCGCAACAGCGAGATCGCCGACCGGCTGGGTCTGGGTCCCGAGACGGTCAAGAGCTATCTGCGCAGCGCGATGGCCCGGCTCGGCGCCCGGTCGCGGCACGAGGCCGTGGCGGCTGCGCGCCGCCACGGCCTCCTGCCCTGA
- a CDS encoding cation acetate symporter has protein sequence MSSTYGIVAVALVAVATLGIGAFGLRFSRTTSDFYVASRSVSPVLNSSAIGGEYLSAASFLGIAGLVLAFGADMLWYPIGWTTGYLLLLVLVAAPLRRSGAYTIPDFAQVRLQSDAVRRVASLLVVAVGWLYLMPQFQGAGLTLRTVTGAPTWVGTVVVAAIVVVNVVSGGMRSITFVQAFQYWLKLTALMVPLFFLVHAWDDDGRPSPAAPGSWFEPLTQNGGTGLYLTYSVMIATFLGTMGLPHVVVRFYTNPDGHAARRTTLLVLALLGVFYLLPTVYGVLGRVYAGDLVSSGRTDTVVLELPGRMIGGTTGEVLAALLTAGAFAAFLSTSSGLTMSIAGVVGQGLARGRISTITALRLAAVGCVVVPLVLALSAQRISVANSVTFAFALAASTFCPLLVLGIWWRGLTAAGAIAGLVGGGLCAGVAPVLTIATSPEGWFGVLMSQPAAWSVPVGFGLMLGVSLATRGSVPANVSRTMVRLHTPERLDVDRRF, from the coding sequence GTGAGCTCGACGTACGGGATCGTGGCGGTGGCCCTGGTCGCCGTGGCCACGCTCGGCATCGGGGCGTTCGGGCTGCGGTTCAGCCGGACGACGAGCGACTTCTACGTGGCCTCGCGCTCGGTCAGCCCGGTCCTCAACAGCTCGGCGATCGGTGGCGAGTACCTGTCCGCCGCGTCCTTCCTGGGCATCGCCGGCCTCGTGCTGGCGTTCGGCGCCGACATGCTCTGGTACCCGATCGGCTGGACCACCGGCTACCTGCTGCTGCTCGTGCTCGTCGCGGCACCGCTGCGCCGGTCGGGGGCGTACACGATCCCCGACTTCGCCCAGGTGCGGCTGCAGTCCGACGCCGTGCGCCGGGTGGCGAGCCTGCTCGTCGTCGCGGTGGGCTGGCTGTACCTGATGCCCCAGTTCCAGGGCGCGGGGCTTACCCTGCGGACCGTCACCGGGGCGCCGACGTGGGTCGGGACGGTCGTGGTCGCCGCGATCGTGGTCGTGAACGTCGTGTCCGGAGGGATGCGCAGCATCACCTTCGTGCAGGCGTTCCAGTACTGGCTCAAGCTCACGGCCCTGATGGTCCCGCTGTTCTTCCTGGTCCACGCGTGGGACGACGACGGACGCCCCTCCCCCGCCGCACCGGGCAGCTGGTTCGAGCCGTTGACGCAGAACGGCGGGACGGGCCTGTACCTGACGTACTCGGTCATGATCGCGACGTTCCTCGGCACGATGGGACTGCCCCACGTCGTCGTCCGGTTCTACACGAACCCCGACGGCCACGCCGCCCGCCGGACCACCCTGCTCGTGCTGGCGCTGCTCGGCGTGTTCTACCTGCTGCCGACCGTCTACGGGGTGCTGGGCCGGGTGTACGCCGGCGACCTGGTCTCGTCCGGCCGCACCGACACGGTGGTGCTCGAGCTGCCCGGCCGGATGATCGGTGGGACGACGGGCGAGGTGCTGGCCGCGCTGCTGACCGCCGGCGCGTTCGCGGCGTTCCTGTCGACCTCGTCTGGACTGACGATGTCGATCGCCGGCGTCGTCGGCCAGGGACTCGCCCGCGGCCGCATCTCGACCATCACCGCCCTGCGGCTCGCGGCGGTGGGCTGCGTCGTGGTCCCCCTGGTGCTGGCCCTGTCCGCCCAGCGGATCTCGGTCGCCAACTCGGTCACGTTCGCCTTCGCCCTGGCGGCGTCCACGTTCTGCCCGCTCCTCGTGCTGGGGATCTGGTGGCGCGGGCTGACCGCTGCCGGTGCCATCGCGGGGCTCGTCGGCGGCGGCCTCTGCGCGGGGGTCGCGCCGGTCCTGACCATCGCGACGAGCCCCGAGGGGTGGTTCGGGGTGCTGATGAGCCAGCCCGCGGCGTGGTCGGTGCCCGTCGGCTTCGGCCTGATGCTCGGGGTGTCGCTGGCCACGCGCGGGTCGGTGCCGGCCAACGTGTCCCGCACGATGGTGCGGCTCCACACCCCCGAGCGGCTGGACGTCGACCGCCGGTTCTGA
- a CDS encoding sensor histidine kinase — protein sequence MDNLLTAIVAGIALVAIAAFARWWLLSRRPSLGTPEDRATYETLHTTALAAPALRRGLDAESAASALPHLRTLLGTRTVAITDTVEPLAWHGPGGPDDVADLMSAAIGSGTTQASGQAIVAPLAVEGQVVGSVVVMSEDASAGLARATTEVARWMSSQLELAELATSRTALMEAELRALRAQISPHFIYNSLGAIASFVRTDPERARELLLEFADFTRYSFRQHGEFTTLAEELRSIERYLVLEKARFGDRLRIVTRVAPEVLSVTLPFLSVQPLVENAVRHGLESKAGEGTITVTAHDAGTECLITIEDDGAGVEPEIVRAALSGRNPSASVGLANVDERMRTVYGNAYGIVVETAPGFGTKVSLRIPKFSPAVDPVG from the coding sequence ATGGACAACCTGCTGACCGCGATCGTCGCGGGCATCGCCCTGGTCGCGATCGCCGCGTTCGCCCGCTGGTGGCTGCTGTCCCGCCGACCCAGCCTCGGCACGCCGGAGGACCGGGCGACGTACGAGACCCTGCACACGACTGCGCTCGCCGCCCCGGCCCTGCGGCGGGGGCTCGACGCGGAGAGCGCGGCCAGCGCCCTGCCCCACCTCCGGACGCTGCTCGGCACCAGGACGGTCGCGATCACCGACACGGTCGAGCCCCTGGCCTGGCACGGACCGGGTGGACCGGACGACGTCGCCGACCTCATGTCCGCGGCGATCGGCAGCGGCACGACCCAGGCGTCGGGCCAGGCCATCGTGGCGCCGCTCGCGGTCGAGGGCCAGGTCGTCGGCAGCGTGGTCGTGATGAGCGAGGACGCCTCCGCGGGCCTGGCACGGGCGACGACCGAGGTCGCGCGGTGGATGTCCTCCCAGCTCGAGCTGGCCGAGCTCGCGACGTCCCGCACCGCACTGATGGAGGCTGAGCTGCGCGCGCTGCGGGCGCAGATCTCCCCGCACTTCATCTACAACTCGCTCGGCGCGATCGCCTCGTTCGTCCGCACGGATCCCGAGCGGGCGCGCGAGCTGCTCCTCGAGTTCGCCGACTTCACCCGTTACTCCTTCCGCCAGCACGGCGAGTTCACGACCCTCGCCGAGGAGCTGCGCTCGATCGAGCGCTACCTCGTCCTGGAGAAGGCGCGGTTCGGCGACCGGCTGCGCATCGTGACCCGCGTGGCACCGGAGGTCCTCAGCGTCACCCTGCCGTTCCTGTCGGTCCAGCCGCTGGTCGAGAACGCGGTGCGCCACGGCCTGGAGAGCAAGGCCGGCGAGGGCACGATCACCGTCACGGCCCACGACGCGGGGACCGAGTGCCTCATCACGATCGAGGACGACGGCGCCGGCGTCGAGCCCGAGATCGTCCGGGCGGCCCTGTCCGGCCGCAACCCCAGCGCATCGGTGGGCCTGGCCAACGTCGACGAGCGCATGCGCACGGTCTACGGCAACGCGTACGGCATCGTGGTCGAGACCGCGCCGGGCTTCGGCACCAAGGTGTCCCTGCGGATCCCCAAGTTCTCCCCCGCGGTCGACCCCGTGGGCTGA
- a CDS encoding solute symporter family protein, producing the protein MSTTATVLRAATDDDSNQLLTGSLFVVIVLITVAITFWASRNTRTAADYYAGGRSFSGAQNGFAVAGDYMSAASFLGISGAIALSGYDGFLYSIGFLVAWLVALLLVAELLRNSGRFTMADQLAFRMQQRPVRTAAATSTVVVSIFYLLAQMVGAGALVALLLGVSPDNDTAKNLTIALVGALMIFYVVVGGMKGTTWVQIVKAVLLMVGTVLITVLVLAKFDFNISDMLGTAAEESGAGRAFLEPGLKYGVSTEAKIDFISLGLALVLGTAGLPHILIRFYTVPTARQARKSVLWAIGLIGAFYLMTLVLGFGAAALVKGDKKQDIVDSGGNLASPLLAEAVGGGSGSTGGAVLLALISAVAFATILAVVAGLTLTSASSVAHDLYANVWKKDKVTEKQEVKVARIAAFVIGGVAIALSIPAQKLNIAFLVALAFAVAASANLPSLLYNLFWRRFNTRGAVWSIYGGLISCVGLVIFSPVVSGSETAMITGADFSWFPLANPGIISIPLGFFFGWLGTVTARDADAEARYVELDVRSMTGAGSEK; encoded by the coding sequence ATGAGCACCACCGCCACCGTGCTGCGCGCCGCCACCGACGACGACAGCAACCAGCTCCTGACCGGCTCCCTGTTCGTGGTGATCGTGCTGATCACCGTCGCGATCACCTTCTGGGCCAGCCGCAACACCAGGACCGCAGCGGACTACTACGCAGGCGGCCGCAGCTTCTCCGGCGCCCAGAACGGCTTCGCGGTCGCCGGCGACTACATGTCGGCCGCCTCGTTCCTCGGCATCTCCGGTGCGATCGCGCTGTCCGGCTACGACGGCTTCCTCTACTCGATCGGCTTCCTCGTCGCCTGGCTCGTGGCGCTCCTGCTCGTCGCGGAGCTGCTGCGCAACTCCGGCCGGTTCACGATGGCCGACCAGCTCGCGTTCCGCATGCAGCAGCGGCCCGTGCGCACCGCGGCGGCGACCTCGACCGTCGTGGTGTCGATCTTCTACCTGCTGGCCCAGATGGTCGGCGCCGGCGCCCTGGTGGCGCTGCTGCTGGGCGTCTCGCCCGACAACGACACCGCGAAGAACCTCACGATCGCCCTCGTCGGCGCCCTCATGATCTTCTACGTCGTGGTCGGCGGCATGAAGGGCACGACCTGGGTGCAGATCGTCAAGGCCGTCCTGCTGATGGTCGGCACGGTGCTCATCACGGTCCTGGTGCTCGCGAAGTTCGACTTCAACATCAGCGACATGCTCGGCACCGCGGCCGAGGAGAGCGGCGCGGGCCGGGCGTTCCTCGAGCCGGGCCTCAAGTACGGCGTGTCGACCGAGGCGAAGATCGACTTCATCTCGCTGGGCCTCGCGCTCGTCCTGGGCACGGCCGGGCTGCCGCACATCCTGATCCGCTTCTACACGGTCCCGACCGCCCGCCAGGCACGCAAGTCCGTCCTCTGGGCGATCGGCCTGATCGGTGCGTTCTACCTGATGACGCTCGTCCTCGGCTTCGGCGCCGCGGCCCTGGTCAAGGGCGACAAGAAGCAGGACATCGTCGACTCCGGCGGCAACCTCGCCTCGCCGTTGCTGGCCGAGGCGGTCGGAGGTGGTTCCGGGTCGACCGGCGGCGCGGTGCTGCTGGCGCTGATCTCGGCGGTCGCGTTCGCGACGATCCTCGCGGTGGTCGCGGGGCTGACCCTGACCTCGGCGTCGTCCGTCGCCCACGACCTGTACGCGAACGTCTGGAAGAAGGACAAGGTCACCGAGAAGCAGGAGGTCAAGGTCGCCCGCATCGCGGCGTTCGTGATCGGCGGTGTGGCGATCGCGCTGTCGATCCCCGCGCAGAAGCTGAACATCGCGTTCCTCGTGGCGCTGGCGTTCGCGGTCGCTGCGTCGGCCAACCTGCCGTCGCTGCTCTACAACCTGTTCTGGCGCCGGTTCAACACCCGCGGCGCCGTGTGGAGCATCTACGGCGGGCTGATCTCGTGCGTCGGCCTGGTGATCTTCTCGCCGGTCGTGTCCGGATCGGAGACGGCGATGATCACCGGCGCGGACTTCAGCTGGTTCCCGCTGGCCAACCCCGGCATCATCTCGATCCCGCTCGGGTTCTTCTTCGGCTGGCTCGGCACCGTGACGGCCCGCGACGCGGACGCCGAGGCGCGCTACGTCGAGCTGGACGTCCGGTCGATGACCGGCGCCGGGTCCGAGAAGTGA
- a CDS encoding energy-coupling factor transporter transmembrane component T family protein: MIASPLGAYRPGTTLLHRLPAGPKLGLLATYGVVTVVVRGPWSAVAFLAFSLLLVVWSGLPVRPVLRALRPLLPVVVLVTAFQVWQRGWPTAVHVVGDLLALVIAALVFTGTTRIDAMLDAITRGLGPFRRVGVNPEKVALAFSLMIRAIPGILDIAHETRAAAKARGLERSPRALLVPMAIRTVAQAYDTGAALHARGIGDD; the protein is encoded by the coding sequence GTGATCGCGTCACCGCTCGGCGCGTACCGTCCGGGCACGACCCTGCTCCACCGCCTCCCGGCAGGACCGAAGCTCGGGCTCCTCGCGACGTACGGCGTCGTCACCGTGGTGGTGCGCGGGCCGTGGTCCGCGGTGGCGTTCCTGGCGTTCTCGCTGCTGCTGGTCGTGTGGTCCGGGCTGCCGGTACGACCGGTGCTGCGCGCGCTGCGGCCGCTGCTGCCGGTGGTCGTCCTGGTCACGGCGTTCCAGGTCTGGCAGCGCGGGTGGCCGACCGCCGTCCACGTCGTGGGCGATCTCCTGGCGCTGGTGATCGCGGCGCTCGTGTTCACCGGCACGACCCGCATCGACGCGATGCTGGACGCCATCACCCGGGGGCTCGGTCCGTTCCGCCGTGTCGGCGTGAATCCCGAGAAGGTGGCGCTCGCGTTCTCGCTCATGATCCGCGCCATCCCCGGCATCCTCGACATCGCGCACGAGACCCGCGCCGCCGCGAAGGCCCGCGGCCTCGAGCGCAGCCCCCGGGCTCTCCTCGTCCCCATGGCGATCCGCACCGTCGCGCAGGCGTACGACACCGGCGCGGCGCTGCATGCACGCGGCATCGGCGACGACTGA
- a CDS encoding LytR/AlgR family response regulator transcription factor — protein sequence MSAGLRSLVVDDEQPVLDELVWLLERDDRIASVQATRSGTDALRVLEQGGVDVVFLDVAMPGLSGLDIARLLGRFRDAPRIVFVTAHEAHAVEAFEMNAVDYLLKPIREERLRESVRRACVEGTDTADTGDDRIAVELGGVTRFVSRASVAYVEAQGDYVRLHVDDGGSHLVRTPLGVLADDWADAGFVRVHRSLVVNLARVREVRMQAGRCSVVVAVGEDRVELQVARRHTRTLRDLIHERAL from the coding sequence ATGTCCGCCGGTCTGCGCTCCCTGGTCGTCGATGACGAGCAGCCTGTCCTCGACGAGCTCGTCTGGCTGCTCGAGCGCGACGACCGCATCGCCTCGGTGCAGGCGACGCGCAGCGGGACCGACGCCCTGCGCGTCCTGGAGCAGGGCGGCGTCGACGTGGTGTTCCTCGACGTGGCGATGCCGGGGCTGAGCGGCCTCGACATCGCCCGCCTCCTCGGCCGGTTCCGCGACGCCCCCCGCATCGTGTTCGTGACCGCCCACGAGGCGCACGCGGTCGAGGCGTTCGAGATGAACGCGGTGGACTACCTGCTCAAGCCCATCCGCGAGGAGCGGCTGCGCGAGAGCGTGCGCCGCGCGTGCGTCGAGGGCACCGACACGGCGGACACCGGCGACGACCGGATCGCGGTCGAGCTCGGCGGCGTCACCCGGTTCGTCTCCCGGGCCTCGGTCGCGTACGTCGAGGCCCAGGGCGACTACGTGCGCCTGCACGTCGACGACGGCGGCAGCCACCTCGTCCGCACCCCGCTCGGGGTGCTCGCGGACGACTGGGCCGACGCCGGCTTCGTCCGGGTGCACCGCAGCCTCGTCGTGAACCTCGCCCGCGTCCGCGAGGTACGCATGCAGGCCGGCCGGTGCAGCGTCGTCGTGGCGGTGGGCGAGGACCGGGTCGAGCTGCAGGTCGCCCGGCGCCACACCAGGACCCTGCGCGACCTCATCCACGAACGCGCGCTGTGA
- a CDS encoding DUF485 domain-containing protein: MTEKISTQAQEAYERIHASDDFAELKRSYLRFVVPLTIAFMAWYLLYVLASNYANDFMGHVLFGNINVALVFGLLQFVTTFGIAIWYAMFAARRMDPIADRLREEYEQEIER, translated from the coding sequence GTGACCGAGAAGATCTCCACGCAGGCCCAGGAGGCCTACGAACGCATCCATGCGTCGGACGACTTCGCCGAGCTCAAGCGCTCGTACCTGCGATTCGTCGTCCCGCTCACGATCGCCTTCATGGCCTGGTACCTGCTGTACGTCCTGGCCTCGAACTACGCGAACGACTTCATGGGCCACGTCCTGTTCGGCAACATCAACGTCGCCCTCGTCTTCGGCCTGCTGCAGTTCGTGACGACGTTCGGCATCGCGATCTGGTACGCGATGTTCGCCGCCCGTCGCATGGACCCGATCGCGGACCGGCTCCGCGAGGAGTACGAGCAGGAGATCGAGCGATGA
- a CDS encoding energy-coupling factor ABC transporter ATP-binding protein, whose product MTAPPIIELHEAAVSVQAPGGELPLLHPTTLSLTEHRVAVIGSNGSGKSTLARLLNGLVEPTSGRVTIDGLDTVEDGPRVRRAVGFVFTNPDAQLVMPTCAEDIALSLRRTIKDKKVRRARALEILAEVGLADKADTTVHALSGGQKQMLALAGVLATEPRVLVADEPTTLLDLRNTQIVADRLFSLDQQLVLVTHDLDLAQRCDRALVVDDARIVCDAAPHEAVAFYRSLVGA is encoded by the coding sequence GTGACCGCGCCGCCGATCATCGAGCTCCACGAGGCGGCCGTCTCGGTGCAGGCACCGGGCGGTGAGCTGCCGCTGCTGCACCCCACGACGCTGTCCCTGACCGAGCACCGGGTCGCGGTCATCGGCAGCAACGGCTCCGGCAAGTCCACGCTCGCCCGCCTGCTCAACGGCCTGGTCGAGCCGACGTCGGGACGGGTGACGATCGACGGTCTCGACACCGTCGAGGACGGCCCCCGTGTCCGGCGGGCGGTCGGGTTCGTGTTCACCAACCCCGACGCCCAGCTCGTGATGCCCACGTGCGCGGAGGACATCGCCCTGTCGCTGCGGCGCACGATCAAGGACAAGAAGGTCCGCCGCGCCCGCGCGCTCGAGATCCTGGCCGAGGTCGGGCTGGCCGACAAGGCCGACACGACCGTGCACGCCCTGTCCGGCGGGCAGAAGCAGATGCTGGCCCTGGCCGGCGTGCTGGCGACCGAGCCGAGGGTCCTGGTGGCCGACGAGCCGACGACGCTGCTCGACCTGCGCAACACGCAGATCGTCGCCGACCGCCTGTTCTCCCTCGACCAGCAGCTCGTCCTGGTCACCCACGACCTCGACCTCGCGCAGCGCTGCGACCGCGCGCTGGTGGTCGACGACGCCCGCATCGTCTGCGACGCCGCCCCCCATGAGGCGGTCGCGTTCTACCGGTCGCTGGTCGGCGCGTGA